From Ndongobacter massiliensis:
AAAAAAAATCGTCCTGGTCTGAAAGATTAGTTTCCTTTAAAGAGGCACTTTTACCACTTGGGTTTCCAGCGATTATTATTGGTGGTATATACTCAGGACTGTTCTCTCCTACGGAAGCCGCTGCGGTGTCTGTGGTGTATGCTTTGCTTATTGAAATAGTAGTTTTTAAAACTATTAAGGTTACAGATATACCTAAAATTGCACTTTCTTCTGCTGTAGTTACATCCGTAGTATTTATCTTAGTTGCAGCTGGCGCTGCCACATCTTGGGTTCTTTCACTTTCTAGAATTCCGCAACTTTTAGCTTCTTTAGTATTAGGTACTAATCCTTCAGCTATAAAAGTATTAGCTATGGTTTCAGTTTTCTTCTTCGTGGCATGTATGTTCACAGACCAATTAGTAGCTATTATTATTTTAGCTCCTATGTTCTTAGGCCCTGCAGCTGCGGCGGGAATTGATCCTATACACTTAGGGGTTGTAGTAACTCTGCAATGTGCAATTGGCTCATGTACCCCACCTTTTGGATGCAACATTTTTACTGCTTCAGCAGTATTTAAACAACCCTATCTGACGGTTATTCGAAGGACATTGCCTTATTTTATTATATATCTCATAGTTTCCTTATTAATGTTCATCCCAGAAATAGCATTAATTTCTAGAAACTTGCTTTTCTAAGGAGGCGGAATATGAAAAAGAAAAATTTAATAGTAGTACTGTTTGCAACTCTATCTATATTTTTGTTTAGCTCATGTTCTCACGGTGGACTGGGAGGAGATCAGATTGTTTGGAGATTTGCTCACGAAGAAACACCAGGTTCTATCCAAGATAGATATGCTCACGAGTTTAAAAGATTAGTAGAAGAAGAATTCGATGGGAAAATTCATGTAGAAATTTATCGTGCAGGAGAAATTGGATCAGTAAGTGACTATTTGGAATTCCAACAAGAAGGGCTACTTGCATTTTCAATTCTAAACCCAGGAACTACATCTACTACTATTCCTGAAAACAACGTTTTTTATAATCACTTCTTACTTCCTGAAAACTATAAAGATATCCAGGAATTATTTAAAACCAGCAAAGCGATTCCTATGCTTAATGCAATAAACGAACGTCAAAACCTAAAAGTTTTGGATTGGTTCTATGAAGGTTTTAATTACTGGACTGCAGATACCGAAATTCGCTCTCCACAAGATTTTTCCGGTGTTAGTATTAGAACTATGGCATCCCCCTTAATCGTAGCAAGCTATTCAGCGTATAACGCAAACCCTACACCGATGCCTTACACTGAAGTATATACAGGACTTCAACTGAAACAAATTGACGCCCAAGTAAACCCGCTTTTTGCCATTCAAGAGATGCACTTTAACGAAGTACAAGATTATCTTATTGGAGCGCGCCAAGACGGTTTCGTCGCTTCACTTGTAACTTCTCCACACTTCTGGGAAGGGTTAGATTCTGATACTAAGGCGAAAGTTGAAGAAATTGTAGATAAATTAAATGAGTTCGTATTTGAGGACCAAGAAAAACTTAACCAAGAAAGATTACAAATGATGCTCGATGATAGTGATATTAACTACATTGAACTTAATGAAGAAGAGAGAGCCGTCTTTAGAGAGGCTGCTCTTCCAGTACGAGCTGTATTCTTAAAATCTGTTGGTGAAGAAGGTGCTGAAATTTTGAGAATTTTAGACGAAGATTCTCAAAGGATTAGGGAAAAAAATCGAGATCGTTAGGAGGTAAAAAAATGTTATAGTTTCGATTAAACAATAAATTTTAAGTGTTTTG
This genomic window contains:
- a CDS encoding TRAP transporter large permease; translation: MELKMGLFLLALMFLLLFTGAPMMVGLLLAPMLSLLVFMPDIDIMWLTQQASGGIEVFSLLAVPMFIFAADVMSYGKTSKKLLDFVYTFVGHIRGGLAITTAATCTLFGAISGSTQATVVAIGKPMYNTMVEKKYGISETIALIINSANIALLIPPSTVMVMYGVTTGASVGELFIAGIGPGLIVLLLFAIFNYFDAKRKGIIPEKKSSWSERLVSFKEALLPLGFPAIIIGGIYSGLFSPTEAAAVSVVYALLIEIVVFKTIKVTDIPKIALSSAVVTSVVFILVAAGAATSWVLSLSRIPQLLASLVLGTNPSAIKVLAMVSVFFFVACMFTDQLVAIIILAPMFLGPAAAAGIDPIHLGVVVTLQCAIGSCTPPFGCNIFTASAVFKQPYLTVIRRTLPYFIIYLIVSLLMFIPEIALISRNLLF
- the dctP gene encoding TRAP transporter substrate-binding protein DctP: MKKKNLIVVLFATLSIFLFSSCSHGGLGGDQIVWRFAHEETPGSIQDRYAHEFKRLVEEEFDGKIHVEIYRAGEIGSVSDYLEFQQEGLLAFSILNPGTTSTTIPENNVFYNHFLLPENYKDIQELFKTSKAIPMLNAINERQNLKVLDWFYEGFNYWTADTEIRSPQDFSGVSIRTMASPLIVASYSAYNANPTPMPYTEVYTGLQLKQIDAQVNPLFAIQEMHFNEVQDYLIGARQDGFVASLVTSPHFWEGLDSDTKAKVEEIVDKLNEFVFEDQEKLNQERLQMMLDDSDINYIELNEEERAVFREAALPVRAVFLKSVGEEGAEILRILDEDSQRIREKNRDR